A genomic region of Candidatus Atribacteria bacterium ADurb.Bin276 contains the following coding sequences:
- the dapA_2 gene encoding 4-hydroxy-tetrahydrodipicolinate synthase: MNADNIHGVIVPVVTPINDKEEIDQKALQGIIERLIKAEVNGIFMGGSAGEGPLLPIHEWTQLMQKTFEFTQNRVILMGGVMDTSSAKIKEKIRILKDIGYSYVVVTPSFYISIHSESEQFRLFAECYEECDGMEMIAYNIPSCTGSKLSINVLCDLAHRGWIHCCKESSGVADYYTELIQKGKDAGLSVLMGDEISMLSALFVGANGIVPGCANVEPTTFVSVYRSVLQKKFDDLRKYYDRVIALRNNLPLAGTCWIAGIKYALSVLGFGNGKVLSPLEPLNEEQKARVERFLSSS; the protein is encoded by the coding sequence ATGAATGCAGATAATATACATGGGGTTATAGTTCCTGTCGTTACTCCGATAAATGACAAAGAAGAAATTGATCAGAAAGCGTTGCAAGGTATTATCGAAAGATTAATAAAAGCTGAAGTGAATGGGATTTTCATGGGTGGATCAGCTGGTGAGGGGCCTTTGCTTCCAATTCACGAATGGACTCAATTAATGCAAAAGACTTTTGAATTCACACAAAACCGGGTAATTCTCATGGGTGGTGTGATGGATACCTCATCAGCTAAGATTAAAGAAAAAATAAGAATTTTAAAAGATATAGGGTATTCATATGTAGTGGTTACTCCTTCTTTTTATATTTCCATACATTCAGAAAGTGAACAATTCCGTTTGTTTGCTGAATGTTATGAAGAGTGCGATGGTATGGAGATGATTGCTTATAATATACCCTCTTGCACCGGATCAAAGTTATCGATTAATGTATTATGCGACCTAGCGCATCGTGGTTGGATTCATTGCTGTAAAGAAAGCTCAGGAGTTGCTGACTATTACACAGAATTGATTCAGAAAGGGAAAGATGCCGGTCTTTCTGTACTTATGGGAGACGAGATAAGTATGTTATCAGCACTTTTTGTTGGAGCTAACGGGATTGTTCCAGGATGTGCCAATGTTGAACCAACTACTTTTGTTTCGGTTTATCGTTCAGTCTTACAAAAAAAGTTCGATGATTTAAGGAAATATTATGATCGAGTAATTGCTTTACGAAATAACCTTCCATTGGCTGGTACTTGTTGGATTGCAGGAATTAAGTATGCTCTTTCAGTACTCGGTTTTGGAAATGGTAAAGTATTATCTCCACTTGAACCATTAAACGAAGAACAGAAAGCACGGGTTGAGAGATTTCTTTCCAGTAGCTAA
- the dapA_3 gene encoding 4-hydroxy-tetrahydrodipicolinate synthase — translation MKPQGIIVPMVTPLDETGTTIQLNQVEKLVQFLIQKKINALFVTGTTGEGPLISFEEKKEIFQVVHQINEGQLLLIAQVGSLTTQETIKTAEAALDNGFEYIAVLPPYYFKYNDEALYQYYHTVANAISPKPIFLYNIPSTTNHFLNIQLVQKIKNNISNIKGIKDSSGNMSHLSQLIAMQDENFSVYVGSDILSFPCFLLGAKGMVSGPAGVIPEIYVSYYQAIQAGNLEKAGSLYRKIAHISQMFKDGSDLSLFKIALQMRGLMVGGVRPPLIECSKNDKDRFVKEFKTFIETNNIPKY, via the coding sequence ATGAAGCCTCAAGGTATCATTGTTCCGATGGTTACCCCTTTGGATGAAACGGGTACTACCATTCAACTTAATCAAGTTGAAAAACTAGTCCAATTTTTGATCCAGAAAAAAATCAACGCTCTTTTTGTAACTGGTACTACTGGTGAGGGGCCTTTGATCAGTTTTGAAGAAAAAAAAGAAATTTTTCAGGTTGTTCACCAAATTAATGAAGGTCAACTTTTACTTATTGCTCAAGTTGGAAGTTTAACCACTCAGGAAACCATTAAAACAGCAGAAGCAGCACTGGACAATGGATTTGAGTATATTGCTGTTCTACCGCCTTATTACTTCAAATATAACGATGAAGCCTTGTATCAATATTACCATACAGTAGCCAACGCAATATCTCCAAAGCCAATTTTTCTTTATAACATTCCTTCAACCACCAATCATTTTCTGAACATACAATTGGTACAGAAAATTAAAAATAACATATCCAATATTAAAGGAATTAAAGATAGTAGTGGAAATATGAGTCACCTATCACAGTTGATTGCTATGCAAGATGAAAATTTCTCGGTTTATGTTGGGAGTGATATTCTTTCTTTTCCCTGTTTTTTGTTAGGTGCTAAGGGAATGGTGAGTGGTCCAGCTGGGGTTATTCCTGAAATTTACGTATCTTATTACCAAGCTATACAGGCCGGCAACCTTGAAAAAGCGGGTTCCCTATACCGAAAAATTGCCCATATTTCCCAAATGTTCAAAGACGGTAGTGATCTGTCCTTATTTAAAATAGCCTTACAAATGCGAGGCTTGATGGTTGGTGGAGTTAGGCCTCCATTAATTGAGTGTTCAAAAAATGATAAAGATAGGTTTGTAAAGGAATTTAAAACGTTTATAGAAACTAATAATATTCCAAAGTATTAA